The following coding sequences lie in one Desulfotignum phosphitoxidans DSM 13687 genomic window:
- a CDS encoding 4Fe-4S binding protein — translation MTGKKSLLGSFLSVRRWFQLIFLGITLAIGIQFTWFVFHLEQGVVPDFNRPPGVEAFLPISALVSLKHTLSTWTINDIHPSGLVIFLIVCATALVVKKGVCSWVCPFGLFSEILAKVHFRLFHRTLTLPKWIDTSLRSLKYLLAGFFIYYIFYKMPLPAIEQFIHSPYNRFADIQMLAFFTDISPLAFKVMAGLMVLSFVIPYFWCRYLCPYGAVLSVLGLLSIGHIHRDPDLCTKCGKCENHCPGLIQIRQKQQIRSPECSACLSCVAVCPEKNAIRFSLPPVRSSFRHALPGIVIAVLFVAGIAAARLSGNWHNSISKQAYLAHVTRPPSVQTGGHPEIDVEKMKKMIQAMKARRAQTAPFIEMKGE, via the coding sequence ATGACAGGCAAAAAATCTCTTTTGGGTTCATTCTTATCCGTCAGACGATGGTTTCAGCTGATATTTCTGGGAATCACCCTTGCCATCGGCATTCAGTTCACATGGTTTGTTTTTCATCTGGAACAAGGGGTTGTTCCGGATTTCAACCGGCCCCCGGGGGTGGAAGCGTTTCTGCCCATCAGTGCCCTGGTCAGCCTGAAGCACACCCTGTCCACCTGGACCATCAATGATATTCATCCATCCGGGCTGGTGATCTTTCTGATCGTCTGCGCCACGGCCCTGGTGGTCAAAAAAGGGGTCTGCAGCTGGGTCTGCCCCTTCGGTCTGTTTTCCGAGATCCTGGCCAAGGTGCACTTCCGGCTGTTCCACCGGACCCTGACATTGCCCAAATGGATCGACACCTCTTTGCGAAGCCTGAAATACCTTTTGGCCGGATTTTTCATTTATTATATTTTCTATAAAATGCCGCTGCCGGCCATCGAGCAGTTCATCCACAGCCCCTACAACCGGTTTGCCGATATCCAGATGCTGGCTTTTTTCACGGACATCTCTCCTTTGGCTTTCAAGGTGATGGCCGGCCTGATGGTGCTGTCTTTTGTGATCCCTTATTTCTGGTGCCGGTATTTGTGCCCTTACGGCGCGGTGCTGAGTGTTCTCGGGTTGCTGAGCATCGGACATATTCACAGAGATCCAGACCTTTGCACAAAATGCGGAAAATGTGAAAACCACTGCCCGGGGTTGATTCAGATCCGGCAAAAACAACAGATCCGGTCTCCTGAATGCTCTGCCTGCCTGTCCTGTGTTGCGGTGTGTCCGGAAAAAAACGCCATCCGGTTCTCCTTGCCCCCGGTCCGGTCATCCTTCCGGCATGCCCTGCCCGGCATTGTCATCGCCGTCCTGTTTGTGGCCGGCATTGCCGCTGCCCGGCTGTCAGGCAACTGGCATAACAGTATTTCCAAGCAAGCCTACCTGGCCCATGTGACCCGGCCTCCATCCGTTCAGACAGGCGGACACCCGGAAATCGATGTTGAAAAAATGAAAAAAATGATTCAAGCTATGAAAGCACGGCGCGCTCAAACCGCGCCTTTCATAGAGATGAAAGGAGAGTGA
- a CDS encoding TVP38/TMEM64 family protein, which yields MDLFWAHISGPQAHPAMVVLPYAILPAVGFPVVPFLVLLGLRFGSVGGIAIMLAVMPFHLTFSFWFTRAVAGRWIQTLAEKFNISIPQLPENRRLGFGFLFMAIPGLSYALKNLLLPLSGIRFFPYMGCAWLIQGIMGIPFVIMGRAVVQWDMSLLAVAGGVLVAIFLFRRKILGIYRHIMKS from the coding sequence ATGGATCTGTTCTGGGCACATATTTCCGGACCCCAGGCCCATCCGGCAATGGTGGTGCTGCCCTATGCCATTCTGCCGGCAGTGGGGTTTCCCGTCGTCCCGTTTCTGGTTCTCCTGGGATTAAGATTCGGATCTGTGGGGGGCATTGCGATCATGCTGGCGGTGATGCCGTTTCACCTTACCTTTTCATTCTGGTTCACCCGGGCCGTTGCCGGCCGGTGGATACAGACCCTGGCAGAGAAATTCAACATATCCATCCCCCAACTGCCGGAAAACCGGCGCCTGGGATTCGGATTTTTATTCATGGCCATTCCAGGGCTCAGCTATGCCTTGAAAAATCTTCTGCTGCCGTTGTCAGGCATCCGGTTTTTTCCTTACATGGGGTGCGCGTGGCTGATTCAGGGGATCATGGGCATTCCTTTTGTGATCATGGGAAGGGCTGTGGTGCAATGGGACATGAGCCTGCTGGCCGTGGCCGGGGGCGTGCTTGTGGCAATTTTTCTATTCCGGCGCAAAATTCTTGGCATATACCGCCACATCATGAAATCGTAA
- a CDS encoding 4Fe-4S dicluster domain-containing protein, which translates to MDTIILTPESNDHFAGMVEEMSRSNLSRCWHCLCCSGGCPFAQDMDMLPNRVIRMVQLGMKHRVLSCSTIWLCVGCNTCSMECPNAVDMAAVMDALRRIAIQEKVKIAEPAVLSFHQKVIDSISRYGRTHKLEIMMRYKLSEKDFFSDMDLGLKMLSKRKLDLMPSKVKDRQQVQDLFTLAKELS; encoded by the coding sequence ATGGATACAATAATACTGACCCCGGAGTCCAACGACCATTTCGCCGGTATGGTTGAAGAGATGAGCCGGTCAAACCTGAGCCGCTGCTGGCACTGCCTTTGCTGCAGCGGTGGATGCCCGTTTGCACAGGATATGGACATGCTTCCCAACCGGGTCATCCGCATGGTTCAGCTGGGAATGAAACACCGGGTGCTGTCTTGTTCCACCATCTGGCTGTGCGTGGGGTGCAATACCTGTTCCATGGAATGCCCCAATGCCGTGGACATGGCCGCGGTGATGGATGCGCTTCGCCGCATCGCCATTCAGGAAAAGGTGAAAATAGCGGAACCTGCGGTGCTGTCGTTTCATCAAAAAGTGATCGATTCCATTTCGCGATATGGCCGAACCCATAAACTGGAAATCATGATGCGGTACAAACTGTCTGAAAAAGATTTTTTCTCGGACATGGACCTGGGCCTGAAAATGCTGTCCAAACGGAAACTGGATCTCATGCCGTCCAAAGTAAAAGACCGGCAACAGGTTCAGGATCTGTTCACGCTGGCAAAGGAGTTGTCATGA
- a CDS encoding hemerythrin domain-containing protein codes for MHVTRVLIQEHVLIKQVLILLDRSRQALETGDPVPALFFEKAVTFCEQFADQFHHFKEEFLLFGMLSYKKQGELDTAMGVLRYQHERCKQSIARIKTALPRYEENDEMAVTRVLENLSVYVSLLHRHIGMEDRIFFPMAEKALSSEEADSLEAQFAQQAQRFGSAETVFATHQTLADELNTILATG; via the coding sequence ATGCACGTCACCCGGGTGTTAATTCAGGAACATGTGCTGATCAAACAGGTGCTGATTCTTCTGGACCGGTCCCGGCAGGCCCTGGAAACGGGAGATCCCGTGCCGGCCCTGTTTTTTGAAAAAGCCGTCACCTTCTGTGAACAGTTTGCCGATCAATTTCATCATTTCAAGGAGGAGTTTCTGCTGTTTGGGATGCTGTCCTACAAAAAACAAGGGGAACTGGACACGGCCATGGGGGTGCTTCGGTATCAGCATGAACGGTGCAAGCAAAGTATCGCCCGAATCAAAACCGCGTTGCCCCGATATGAAGAAAATGATGAAATGGCCGTGACCCGGGTCCTGGAAAACTTAAGCGTATATGTATCTTTGCTGCACCGCCACATCGGCATGGAAGACCGGATCTTTTTTCCCATGGCGGAAAAAGCGCTTTCTTCTGAGGAAGCAGACAGCCTTGAAGCGCAGTTCGCGCAGCAGGCACAGCGGTTCGGATCCGCTGAAACGGTTTTTGCCACCCATCAGACCCTGGCGGATGAGCTCAATACCATCCTGGCCACCGGATAA
- a CDS encoding heterodisulfide reductase-related iron-sulfur binding cluster: MTFSHTQLNYFPGCSLATTAKENNASLIYFLEQFDIGLKEIPDWNCCGSSSTHSIDAGLALALASRNLFLAPDDKPLLIACPGCHLRLGEAKLTLSTNAEKRRRVEQHFGESFHADLKLLHFFELLADMSCAGRFKDLSGRLKHLKIAAYYGCMLARPPRMNKQPNHYGLIEKTMTALGGDPVQWGYSGTCCGTFLSVSRPAISSRLVNRIMKGAIQSGAECIVTACAMCHLNLEIRCAPENRIPVFHFSEILSLARDGKASREWLNRHLIDPVPVLKTRWQV; this comes from the coding sequence ATGACCTTTTCTCACACACAACTGAATTATTTTCCGGGCTGCTCCCTGGCCACCACGGCCAAAGAAAATAATGCCTCGTTAATCTATTTTCTGGAACAGTTTGATATCGGGTTGAAGGAAATCCCGGACTGGAACTGCTGCGGATCATCGTCCACCCACAGCATCGATGCCGGACTGGCCCTGGCCCTGGCCTCCCGGAACCTGTTTCTGGCCCCGGATGACAAGCCACTGCTCATCGCCTGCCCGGGATGCCATCTCCGGCTGGGAGAGGCGAAGTTGACCCTGAGCACCAATGCTGAAAAACGACGCCGGGTGGAACAGCATTTTGGGGAATCCTTTCATGCTGATCTCAAGCTGCTGCATTTTTTTGAACTGTTGGCGGACATGAGCTGTGCCGGGCGGTTCAAAGACCTGAGCGGCCGGCTGAAACATCTGAAAATCGCCGCCTATTACGGATGCATGCTGGCACGGCCTCCCCGGATGAACAAACAGCCCAATCATTACGGGTTGATTGAAAAAACCATGACCGCTTTAGGCGGGGATCCCGTGCAATGGGGATATTCAGGCACCTGCTGCGGCACGTTTCTGTCCGTCAGTCGGCCGGCCATATCTTCCAGGCTGGTGAACCGCATCATGAAAGGAGCCATTCAATCCGGCGCGGAATGTATTGTCACGGCCTGCGCCATGTGTCATCTGAATCTGGAGATCCGGTGCGCCCCTGAAAACCGGATCCCCGTGTTTCATTTTTCTGAAATTCTGTCTCTGGCCCGGGATGGAAAAGCCTCCAGAGAATGGCTGAACCGCCATTTGATCGATCCGGTCCCGGTATTGAAAACCCGGTGGCAGGTGTGA
- a CDS encoding molybdate transporter family protein yields the protein MSDRFKFDRMELAGSLGDLGALLPIAIAMVLFNGLSPVGLFLSIGLFYILSGSYFGMTVPVQPMKVIGAYAIATAMTAEQILASGFLMGVFLLIVGMTGTIDVIRKFTPKSVVRGVQLSTGALLISGGVKFIMGTSKYQALQAAVEPHLTIQALAGIPISVIIGIIGAIATLLLLDNRKFPAGLMVVIGGLFAGLAILFGNSIVQVFNLIPMSILGVLLIFAGAQLTLAMMDLDRRKDLFVATLILGITLASNLAAGFIAGMVVAHMLRWDKLSV from the coding sequence ATGTCTGACCGTTTCAAATTTGACCGGATGGAACTGGCCGGTTCCCTGGGGGACCTGGGGGCACTGCTGCCGATAGCGATCGCCATGGTGCTGTTCAATGGTCTCAGTCCGGTGGGGTTGTTTCTCAGCATCGGGCTTTTCTACATCCTGTCAGGATCTTATTTCGGCATGACCGTGCCGGTCCAGCCTATGAAGGTTATCGGGGCCTATGCCATTGCCACGGCCATGACCGCCGAGCAGATCCTGGCATCCGGATTTCTCATGGGCGTGTTTCTGCTGATCGTGGGCATGACCGGGACCATCGATGTGATCCGGAAATTCACCCCCAAATCCGTGGTGCGCGGGGTGCAGCTGTCCACGGGTGCGCTGCTGATTTCAGGCGGGGTGAAATTCATCATGGGAACATCGAAATACCAGGCCCTGCAGGCGGCGGTGGAACCCCATCTCACCATACAGGCCCTGGCCGGCATTCCCATCAGCGTCATCATCGGGATCATCGGTGCCATTGCCACCCTGCTTTTGCTGGACAATCGGAAATTTCCGGCCGGGCTGATGGTTGTGATCGGCGGGCTGTTTGCAGGCCTGGCGATCCTTTTCGGCAACAGTATCGTCCAGGTGTTCAACTTAATCCCCATGTCCATTTTGGGGGTTTTGCTCATATTCGCAGGCGCGCAACTGACCCTTGCCATGATGGACCTGGACCGGCGCAAAGACCTGTTTGTCGCCACATTGATACTGGGCATCACCCTGGCATCCAACCTGGCGGCCGGATTTATTGCAGGCATGGTGGTGGCCCATATGCTGCGCTGGGACAAGCTTTCCGTATAA
- a CDS encoding uroporphyrinogen decarboxylase/cobalamine-independent methonine synthase family protein yields the protein MTIPGNLLTTAMAVMPHTDVDPALDAALTLDIPFWPQLPNYSYYEDMYVQAGEHFPGIILNLEKKTLRFSMDRFVEEFEETMAHFDDPEYFDVSNTYSAVYHRFLDLDLSDRPAIRGQLEGPVSFGFNILDQDERPILFDDTVRPFMFEFMAKRINVQLSKLKQKNPNAFMFIDEPGMQFVFSAMSGYGEQKAKQDLDLFFSTIDRPRGIHLCGNPDWDFLLGLDMDILSLDIYTNADIFGASTRSVKRFLDRGGILVWGIVPTGMETFETENLDLLAFRLKTVWQALDKKGIPLDQILAQSLISPATCCLVNKDKEKTVEKAFKLTRAMSQTLREEYHLT from the coding sequence ATGACCATCCCCGGTAATCTTTTGACCACAGCCATGGCCGTGATGCCCCACACGGATGTGGACCCGGCCCTGGACGCGGCTCTGACCCTGGATATTCCGTTCTGGCCCCAGCTGCCCAATTATTCCTATTACGAAGACATGTATGTCCAGGCAGGCGAGCATTTTCCCGGCATCATTCTGAATCTGGAAAAAAAGACCCTGCGGTTTTCCATGGACCGGTTTGTGGAAGAATTTGAGGAAACCATGGCCCATTTTGACGACCCGGAATATTTTGATGTCAGCAACACCTATTCCGCCGTATACCACCGGTTTCTGGACCTGGACCTGTCGGACCGGCCGGCCATCCGGGGCCAGCTGGAAGGCCCGGTGAGCTTCGGATTCAATATCCTGGACCAGGATGAGCGGCCCATTCTGTTTGACGACACGGTGCGGCCGTTCATGTTCGAGTTCATGGCAAAGCGCATCAATGTGCAGCTGTCAAAACTCAAGCAGAAAAACCCCAACGCGTTCATGTTCATTGACGAGCCGGGCATGCAGTTCGTGTTTTCCGCCATGTCCGGGTATGGGGAACAAAAGGCAAAGCAGGACCTGGACCTGTTCTTCTCCACCATTGACCGGCCCCGGGGCATTCACCTGTGCGGGAACCCGGACTGGGATTTCCTCCTGGGCCTGGACATGGATATTCTGTCTCTGGACATCTATACCAATGCGGATATCTTCGGTGCCAGCACCCGGTCGGTGAAACGGTTTCTGGACAGAGGCGGCATCCTGGTATGGGGGATCGTGCCCACGGGCATGGAGACCTTTGAAACGGAAAACCTGGACCTGCTGGCGTTCCGGCTCAAAACCGTGTGGCAGGCCCTGGACAAAAAAGGGATCCCATTGGACCAGATCCTGGCCCAGAGCCTGATATCCCCTGCCACCTGCTGCCTGGTGAACAAGGACAAAGAAAAAACCGTGGAAAAGGCGTTTAAACTGACCCGTGCCATGTCACAGACCCTGCGGGAGGAATACCACCTGACATAA
- a CDS encoding TOBE domain-containing protein, translated as MADQKKPMDNPERVSADTKDHARIISVDHTAPCLDTARLHQLEQAFRKWAVDSPRADVRISRLRILLTFLLIRYTGAKLNEVLALDLFQDIDKEKHAVIYGGTGSDTASKFRTVHLSENLCHEILEMIRTPLFKEKQGRMPDLDPGFVRRKFYERAAACGFAKELGGPEAIRRARAVELMQGNLPLPAVQKIMGHTSAGLTSSYVTFSESEIQDIVRRFMEKESGRKTSARNAFFCKVTDIVTGDIQTRVEMITMDGHPVVTVITNDSVFQLGLAPGKWIVAEVKAPMVMLQDGTSAFKGSAENRFKGTVTRITRGKINTECIVKISDTTHICAVMSSSGTWLSRIRQGHAVWAFFSCFSVVIHLD; from the coding sequence ATGGCGGATCAGAAAAAACCTATGGATAACCCGGAACGGGTTTCGGCGGATACAAAAGATCATGCACGGATCATCTCCGTCGATCATACAGCCCCATGCCTGGATACAGCCCGGCTCCATCAGCTGGAACAGGCTTTCCGGAAATGGGCAGTCGATTCGCCCCGGGCCGATGTGCGGATTTCTCGCCTCCGGATTCTGCTCACGTTTCTGCTGATCCGGTATACTGGGGCCAAGCTGAATGAGGTGCTGGCGCTTGACCTGTTTCAAGATATCGATAAAGAAAAACATGCGGTGATCTATGGTGGCACCGGGTCCGACACCGCTTCAAAATTCAGGACGGTCCACCTGTCGGAAAACCTGTGCCATGAAATCCTGGAAATGATTCGCACGCCGCTGTTCAAGGAAAAACAGGGGCGAATGCCGGACCTGGACCCCGGGTTTGTGCGCCGCAAATTCTATGAACGGGCCGCTGCCTGCGGGTTTGCCAAGGAACTGGGCGGCCCGGAAGCGATCCGCAGGGCCAGGGCCGTCGAATTGATGCAGGGGAATCTGCCCCTGCCGGCGGTCCAGAAAATCATGGGACACACCTCTGCCGGCCTGACATCATCCTATGTCACATTTTCAGAATCCGAAATTCAGGACATTGTCCGGCGATTCATGGAAAAGGAGTCCGGCCGCAAAACCAGTGCCAGGAACGCTTTTTTCTGCAAGGTAACCGATATCGTCACAGGGGACATCCAGACCCGGGTGGAGATGATCACCATGGACGGCCACCCGGTGGTGACGGTGATCACCAATGACAGTGTGTTCCAACTGGGACTGGCCCCGGGCAAATGGATTGTCGCCGAAGTCAAGGCCCCCATGGTGATGCTCCAGGACGGAACATCCGCTTTCAAAGGCAGTGCGGAAAACCGGTTCAAGGGGACCGTGACCCGGATCACCCGGGGAAAAATCAATACGGAATGCATCGTCAAAATTTCGGACACCACCCATATCTGTGCGGTGATGTCATCCAGCGGTACCTGGCTGTCCCGTATCAGGCAGGGTCACGCAGTGTGGGCGTTTTTTTCCTGTTTTTCCGTGGTGATTCATCTGGATTGA
- a CDS encoding protein kinase domain-containing protein: protein MTRKINCWEYMGCGREPGGRHAADKGICPAAVDRSHDGTNEGTCAGRFCWAVAGTLCHNRVQGTYAGKQEDCLDCEFYLQVRAEQGSTNIRTKFLKFIHPFAASPILNHLEPVQIPGGARFITQGSRTSTGYIIQQGACLELVENEHGLHPVGHRSEGDVVGMISLLTGEPMGFHVEAETDLEAWAIHKPDFDRIPEQDPDLYAFLTELVADRFDRNGPIAERRIGPYLITDIIGKGGYSIVYKAVHLDLETPVAVKMLRHHLSMNKEFKDNFKNEARIIAGLDHPHILKVYDITSRFKTVFIACEYLTGLSLEEMITRQHRIPSDLARSFLDQLLSAMAYAGNKGLVHRDINPANIMVSKDHPIKLIDFGLACPVGTDDFMMGGNLHYLAPEVFDGEPADFRSDLFSLGITAFHTITGRLPWDAVDSGEIMKQIRHQPLPDPGKQVKHLPGSLRQFILKACEKNPDKRFQTPEEARKWLMNATDFGPDPVRRSGPVLLPGRYCCMSSGQHETRDALPGRHMDIAAATHIGHQRKTNQDRYLTCLENHSDPENHDFALLALADGMGGAIGGEIAADHVIKHLLGLSLQDDESPLNSLKRFYRKMDRDICDMADKDPYLNGMGTTLVCAVVSNNTVFWAHSGDSRLYLLHGDHLTRITRDQTLADFLIREKQITPDQAQTHYSRQVLEQYIGCGELAVQSGRFELAEDDMILLMSDGCYRHISLDTIITTCRQTTDPATAADALIKAALTEDGSDNITGVILTLRTDV from the coding sequence ATGACCCGGAAAATCAACTGCTGGGAATACATGGGCTGCGGCCGGGAGCCGGGGGGCCGCCATGCTGCGGACAAAGGTATCTGTCCGGCTGCTGTGGACCGATCCCATGACGGCACCAACGAGGGCACCTGTGCAGGCCGTTTCTGCTGGGCCGTGGCCGGCACCCTGTGCCACAACCGGGTCCAGGGCACCTATGCCGGAAAACAGGAGGATTGTCTGGACTGCGAATTTTATCTTCAGGTGCGGGCTGAGCAGGGCAGCACCAATATCCGTACCAAATTTCTGAAATTCATCCATCCCTTTGCCGCATCCCCGATCCTCAACCACCTGGAACCCGTGCAGATTCCCGGAGGCGCCCGGTTCATCACCCAGGGCAGCCGGACCTCAACCGGGTATATCATTCAGCAGGGGGCCTGCCTGGAGCTGGTGGAAAACGAACACGGGCTCCATCCGGTGGGACACCGCAGCGAAGGGGACGTCGTGGGCATGATCTCGCTGTTGACCGGGGAACCCATGGGATTTCACGTGGAAGCGGAAACCGACCTGGAAGCCTGGGCCATCCATAAACCGGATTTTGACCGGATCCCGGAACAGGACCCGGACCTGTATGCCTTTTTAACCGAACTGGTGGCGGACCGGTTCGACCGCAACGGCCCCATTGCCGAACGCCGCATCGGACCCTACCTGATCACCGACATCATCGGCAAAGGCGGGTACAGCATTGTGTACAAGGCCGTTCACCTGGATCTGGAAACACCCGTGGCCGTGAAAATGCTGCGACACCATCTGTCCATGAACAAAGAATTTAAAGACAACTTCAAAAACGAGGCCCGGATCATTGCAGGTCTGGATCACCCCCACATCCTGAAAGTTTATGATATCACCTCCCGTTTCAAAACCGTGTTCATTGCCTGTGAATACCTCACAGGCCTTTCTCTGGAAGAGATGATCACCCGACAACACCGCATCCCGTCTGATCTTGCCCGGAGCTTTCTGGATCAACTGCTGTCCGCCATGGCCTATGCCGGAAACAAGGGCCTGGTGCACCGGGACATCAACCCGGCCAATATCATGGTATCCAAAGATCACCCGATCAAGCTCATCGACTTCGGCCTGGCCTGTCCCGTGGGAACGGATGATTTTATGATGGGCGGGAACCTGCATTACCTGGCCCCGGAAGTGTTTGACGGAGAACCGGCGGATTTTCGCAGCGACCTGTTTTCTCTGGGGATCACTGCCTTTCACACGATAACCGGCCGGCTGCCCTGGGATGCCGTGGATTCGGGTGAAATCATGAAACAGATTCGTCATCAGCCGCTGCCCGATCCGGGAAAACAGGTGAAACACCTGCCCGGATCCCTGAGACAGTTTATCCTGAAAGCCTGCGAAAAAAATCCGGACAAACGGTTTCAGACACCGGAGGAAGCCCGGAAATGGCTGATGAATGCCACGGACTTCGGTCCTGACCCGGTTCGAAGATCCGGACCCGTGCTTTTACCGGGGCGGTACTGCTGCATGAGTTCAGGGCAGCATGAAACCCGGGATGCCCTGCCCGGCCGCCACATGGACATTGCCGCTGCCACCCATATCGGCCATCAGCGAAAAACCAACCAGGACCGGTATCTGACCTGCCTTGAAAATCACTCTGACCCGGAAAACCACGATTTTGCATTGCTGGCCCTGGCGGACGGAATGGGAGGGGCCATCGGCGGCGAAATTGCAGCAGACCATGTGATCAAACACCTCCTGGGCCTGAGCCTTCAGGATGATGAATCCCCCCTGAATTCGCTGAAACGGTTTTACAGAAAAATGGACCGGGATATCTGCGACATGGCGGACAAAGACCCTTATCTCAACGGCATGGGAACTACCCTGGTCTGTGCGGTGGTGTCAAACAATACCGTGTTCTGGGCCCATTCCGGCGACAGCCGGTTGTATCTTCTGCATGGGGATCATTTAACCCGGATCACCCGGGACCAGACCCTGGCGGATTTCCTGATCCGTGAAAAACAGATCACCCCGGATCAGGCACAGACCCATTACTCCCGGCAGGTGCTGGAGCAGTATATCGGATGCGGGGAACTGGCAGTGCAATCCGGCCGGTTTGAACTGGCGGAAGATGACATGATTCTGTTGATGTCGGACGGATGTTACCGCCATATCTCATTAGACACCATCATCACCACCTGCCGCCAAACAACTGACCCGGCGACTGCCGCAGATGCCCTGATAAAAGCCGCCCTGACTGAAGACGGCAGTGACAATATCACCGGGGTGATTTTAACCTTGAGAACAGACGTCTGA